From the genome of Streptomyces sp. SID8374:
ATCGTCGTCGACGGCGTCTGGGACACCATCAACAAGGCCCGCCACCTCGACGCCCACGGCACCGGCCTCTACGTGCCGGGCAAGCTCAGCGCCAAAGGGCTGCGCGAGCTGCTTGTCCGGCTCCTGGAGGAGCCGGAGTTCAAGCGCAACGCCATGGCGCTCCGGCGCGAGGCGCTCGCCGCCCCGGCACCGGCCCAGGTCGTTCCCACGCTGGAGCGCCTCGCCGTCGAACACCGCCGCCGGTGACCGGCCCGGCCGCACACCCCGCGGCGACCCCGCAGCCCAGGACGTATCCGACAACCCCCCGGACGGTGAACCGAACGATGCAGGTCCGAAGTCTCGAGGTCGAGGGGGCGTACGAGTTCACCCCCCGCCAATTCGCCGATCAGCGCGGCCTCTTCGTCTCCCCCTTCCAGCAGGAGGCGTTCGCCGAGGCACTGGGGCGGCCCGGCTTCCCGGTCGCCCAGACGAACCACAGCGTCTCCCGCCGCGGCACCATCCGCGGCATCCACTTCACGGTGACCCCGCCCGGCACCGCCAAGTACGTGTACTGCGCGAGCGGCCGGGCCGTCGACATCGTGGTCGACCTGCGGGTCGGCTCGCCCACCTTCGGCCGCTGGGACGCGGTCGAGATGGACCAGCGCCACTTCCGCGCCTCGTATTTCCCGGTCGGCGTCGGCCACGCCTTCGTCGCGCTGGAGGACGGGACGGTGATGTCGTACATGCTCACCAGCGCCTACGTCGCCGAGCACGAGCTCGCCCTCGACATCTTCGACGAGGACCTGGGCATCACCCTCCCCTCCGGACTCGACGTCGTGCAGTCGGACCGCGACCGGGAGGCCCTCTCCTTCGCCCAGGCCCGCGACAAGGGCCTCCTCCCCGACTACGCCGCTTCCCGCGCGGTCGAGGACCTGCTCTGGTCCTCCGGCCCCGGCGGCCCGCGCTGAGCGCCCCGGTGGAAGCCGACCCGAGGGGCGGGCCCGTCGGCACGGTCGTGGTGCTCGGTGCCACCGGATCCGTCGGGCGCACCGTGTGCGCCGAACTCCTGCGGACCGGGCACCGGGTGCTCGCCGTCGCCCGCCGCGCCACCCCGCACGTGCGCGCCCACCCCTTCGTCCCCCTCGATGTCGCCACCGCCGCGCCCGGCAGGCTCGCCGCACTCCTCGACAAGCACGGGGCGACGGCCGTCGTCAACGCCACCGGCGGCTGGGGCACCACCGCCGAACAGATGCGCAGCGCCCACGTCGACCTGCCGGAACGGCTCGCCGCCGGCTGCGTGGCGACCGGACGGCTGCTGCGCGTCGTCCAGATCGGCTCGATCCACGAGTACGGACCCGTCGAGGACGGCGTCCTCATCGCGGAGGACCGCGCCCCCGGACTGCTGACCCCGTACGGCGTCACCAAGCGCGCCGGGTCCGAGCACCTGCTCGCCGAGTCGCACGCCGGCCGGATCGACGCGCTCGTCCTGCGGGCGGTCAACGTCTGCGGGCCGCACACCACCACCGCGAGCTTCCTCGGCGTCGTCGCGGAGCGGCTGCGCGCTCTCGCCCCCGGCGGGACGCTCACCCTCGACGTGGCCGAAGCCCGCCGCGACTTCGTCGACGTGCGGGACCTGGCCAGGGCGGCGGTCGCCGCGGTGGCCGCGCCCGGCCGGAGCCGGGTGGTCAACATCGGGCGCGGGGAGGCGGTGCCCATGACCGACCTCGTCGACGTCCTCGTCAAGGTGTCGGGCGTCGACCCCGACGCCGTGCGGCTGCGCCCGGCGGCCGTCGCCAGCAAGGGCGGCAGCTGGACCTGCGCCGACATCGGCCTGGCCGCCCGCCTGCTCGGCTGGCGACCGCAAATCCCCCTCGACGCGTCGTTGCGCGCGATGTGGGACGCGGCGAGGGACGCCGAGCCGCCGGGAGGGACCGGATGAACCGGACGCACGCACGCGCAGAGACCGGACGGACACGCCCGAGGAGGCTCCGATGAACGCCCCCCTTCCCGTCCCGCGTGCCGGTACGCGGGCGTCGCGGGCGGAGGCCGCGCGGCGGATCGACGCCTCCGCGCGGGTCCGCGGCGCCGGGCCGCTCGGCGACCTGGCGGACTTCCCCGACTGGTTCGCCGGCCACGCCCGCAGGGCGTACACCCGGATCGAGCGGGTCGGACTCGACCAGCTGGACGGCTGGGTCACCGACCCGGCCACCGGCGACCTCGGGCACCACACGGGCCGCTTCTTCACCGTGCACGGACTGGCGGTGGAGCACCCGGGCGCGGCGGTGCCCCGGTGGACACAGCCGATCATCCTCCAGCCCGAGATCGGCATCCTCGGCCTGCTGGTCAGCCGGATCGACGGGGTGCTGCACGCCCTCGTGCAGGCCAAGGTCGAACCCGGCAACGCCAACGGGCTCCAGGTCTCCCCGACCGTGCAGGCCACCCGCAGCAACTACACGCGGGTGCACCAGGGGCTGGCCGTGCCGTACGTGGAGCACTTCCTCGACGCGCACCGGCGGCCCGGCGTGCTCGCCGACGTGCGCCAGTCCGAACAGGGCTCGTGGTTCTACCGCAAGCGCAACCGCAACATGGTGGTCGAGCTGCCGGAGCCGGTCCCGGCCCGCGAGGGCTATCGCTGGCTGACGATCGGCCAGATCCACGAACTGCTGGGGCGTGAGGACACCATCAACATGGACAGCCGGACCGTGCTGTCCTGCCTGCCCTTCACCGGGCCCGACGCGGGAGCGGACGACGAGCCCGACCCCTTCCGGCGGGCCCTGCGGCGCTCCGGGGACCCGGCCGCGGGCAGCCTCCACCCCATGGAGGAGATCCTCGGCTGGATCACCGACCGGCGGGCCGGCGGCGATCTGACCGTCCGCCGGATCCCGCTGGACGACCTCACCGGCTGGACCCGCGACAAGGACCGGATACGCCACGACGGCGGCGCCTTCTTCGACGTCATCGGGGTGCGGGTGGAGGCCGGCGGGCGCGAGGTGCGGCAGTGGAACCAGCCGATGATCGAACCGGTGGGCCGGGGCGTGATCGCGTTCCTGGTGAAGCGGATCGACGGGGTGCTGCACGTCCTGGTCCACGCGCGCGTGGAGCCCGGGTTCACCGACGTGGTGGAGCTGGGACCGACCGTGCAGTGCGTGCCGGAGAGCTACACCGGCCTCCCGGAGGGCTCCCTGCCGCGCTTCCTCGACACCGTGCTGGGCGCCGACCCTGGGGCGGTGCGGTACGACACGGTCCTCTCGGAGGAGGGCGGCCGCTTCCATCGGGCGCTCAACCGGTACCTGGTCGTCGAGGCCCCGGACGGCCTGGACACCGCCTCGCCCGACCACCGCTGGGTCACCCTGCACCAGCTGTCGGACCTGCTGCGGCACAGCCACTACGTCAACGTGCAGGCCCGAAGCCTGATCGCCTGCCTGCACAGCCTCTACCACGCCGGCTGAGCCCGGCGGCCGCACGCGCGCGTGTCCCGGTGGGCTCCCCGCCCACCGGGACACGCACGTACCGGGCCCGGGCCGGGGACACCGGCCGGGGCGCCGCGTCAGAGTCCGGCGACGACCTCGCGGATCGCCCCGATGACCTTCTCCTGGGTGTGGAGCGGCAGCGACGGGTACATCGGGAGCGAGAAGATCTCCTCCGCCAGCCGCTCGGTCACCGGCAGACTGCCCTCCGCGTAGCCGAGGTGGGCGAAGCCCGTCATCCGGTGCACCGGCCACGGGTAGCTGATGTTCAGCTCGATGTCGTAGTCCTTGAGGCGCTCGATGATCCGGTCCCGCTCGGGGTGGCGGACCACGTGGACATAGTGGACGTGATCGTTTCCCACCGCGTTCGAGGGGAGGACCAGACCGGTGCCGGCCAGCCCCTCCTCGTAGCGGCGCGCCACGGCGCGCCGGCCCTCGACGTAGGCGTCGAGGCGATGGAGCTTGCGGCGGAGGATCTCCGCCTGGACCTCGTCGAGCCTGCTGTTGTGTCCCGGGGTGCCGACAACGTAGTACCGCTCCTCCATGCCGTAGTAGCGCAGCCGGCGCAGCGCCGCCGCCACGTCCGCGTCGCGGGTCAGGACGGCGCCCGCGTCGCCGTAGGCGCCGAGCACCTTCGTCGGATAGAAGGAGAAGGCGGCGGCGTCGCCCATGGTGCCGGCGAGCCGGCCGTGGTGCCGGGCGCCGTGGGCCTGCGCGCAGTCCTCCAGGACCTTGAGGCCGTGGCGGGCGGCGAGTTCGGTGACCGGCGTCATGTCGACGCACTGCCCGTAGAGGTGGACGGGGACGATCGCGGCGGTCCTCTCCGTGATCGCGTCGGCGAGCTGGTCGGTGCGCATGAGGTAGTCCTCCTCGCGCACGTCCACGAAGACCGGGGTGGCGCCGACCGCGTCGATCGCGAGCACGGTCGGGGCCGCAGTGTTGGCGACGGTGACGACCTCGTCACCGGGCTTCACGCCGAGGGCCTGGAGACCGAGGACGAGGGCGTTGGTGCCATTGTCCACGCCCACGCAGTGCTCCACGCCGTGGTGGGCCGCGAACTCCCGCTCGAAGCCGTCGACGGAGGCGCCGAGGACGAGCCGCCCGGATGTGAAGACGGTGTCGACGGCGTCGAGGATCTCCTCGCGCTCCGCCGTGTACTCCCGCAGGTAGTCCCAGACGTACGTGGTCATCGCCCGCCCTCCTTGACGCCGATGAACAGGCCGCGGCCGGTCGGGTCGCCCGGCCGGTACTCGACGGAGCAGCCGGCGTCCCGGAAGGCCGACTCGTACTCCTCGCGCGTGAAGAGGGTCAGGACGTCGATCTCGGTGAAGGTGCGGATGCCGTCGGGCTCGCCGACGAGGAACCGCACCTCCATCCGGGTCGCCCGCCCCTGGAGCGTGGAGTGGGAGACCCGCGCCACGGTCCGGTCGCCCTCGCGCGCCAGGTCCCCGGCGACGAAGCCCTCGGAGAACTGCTCGGGGAACCACCAGGGTTCGACGACGAGCACACCGCCCGGTCCGAGGTGGCGGCCCATCGACGCGATCGCCGCACGCATCTCCTCGACGCTGCCGAGGTAGCCGATCGCGCAGAACATGCAGGTCACGACCGAGTACGTGCGTCCCAGGTCGAAATCGCGCATGTCCCCCTCGTGGATGGTCAGTCCGGGCCTGCGGCGCAGCGCGAGGTCTCGCATCGGGGCGGCGATCTCCAGCCCCTCCGCGGTCGTGAAGAGCGTGCTGAAGGGGCCCAGGTGGGCCGCGGTGCCGCAGGCCACGTCTAGCAGGGAGTCGGCGTCCGGGGCTTGGCCGCGGGCCAGCTTCGTGACGGCCTCGGCCTCAGCGGCCCAGTCCTTGCCGCGGCTGCGGTAGACCATCTCGTAGACCTCGGCCAGGTCCGTGCTGTACATGCGATTCTCCTCGGGTCGACTGCGGTGCACGGCGCCGGTGGGCATGCCGCTGGAGCGGGGGGTGCGGAGGGGTGCGGAGGGGCCCGGGCGGGTCAGCGGGTGTCGTCGACGAGGGCGACGGCCCGGGCCCAGCCGGCGCCCGCGCCCGCGATCTTCACCGGGAGGCAGGAGATCCGGAAGCCGGTCGGGGCGGGCAGCAGGTCGAGCCCGGCCAGCCGCTCGACCTGGCAGTACTCCCGGTGCCGGCCGGCGACATGGGCGGGCCACAGCACGTCCTTGTCGCCGGTGCGCCGGTAGGCGTCGATGATGGTGCCGAACGGCGCGTCCAGGCTGAACGCGTCGGTGCCGACCACCTTCACCCCCGCGTCGAGCAGAAAGGCGATCGCGCCCGCGTCGAGGCCCACGAAGTCGGTGAAGTACCGCTGCGTCCCCGCCCAGGCGTCCGCGCCGGTGTGCAGCAGCACGATGTCGCCCGGGGCGAGGACGTGCCCGATCCGGTCGAGCTCCTTGCGCAGGTCCGCCGCGTCGACGACACCGGCCTCGCGGCCCCGCACGTCGAGGACGACCCCGGGGCCGAGGAACCACTCCAGCGGCATCGCGTCGATGTGCCGGGGCACGCCGGTGCCGTACGTGGTCCGCGAGCCGTAGTGCGAGGGCGCGTCGACGTGGGTGCCGGTGTGGGTGGTCAGGCTCAGACGGTCCAGTGAGAGGAACTCGCCGTCCGGCAGGTCGTCCGGGTCGAACTCCAGGCCGAAGTGGGCCCGCATCTCGTCGCGCATGTGCAGCGCGCCCTCGCGCGGGGTCATCACCTCGTGGACCACAGGGTCCGGTTCGAACGAGTCGGCGTCCACCGGCGAGGACAGGTCAATGATGCGCACGGTCACCTCCTGAGCGACGGCGCCCAGCCTCGCGGCCCCCGCTCAAGAGGCATTGGAAGACCGCTCGACTCCGGCGGGCCGGACATCCGGAGTCGAGCCGGTCTCGACGGCGGCCGGCCCTCCGTCGGCCAGACTCGGTCCCCCGACGACCACTCCGACCGGGAGGCACCGTGACCACCACACCCCGCACACACGGCGACGGCTTCGCCGCGGACAACTCCGCGGATGCCGACGCGGGCATCGACGCCGTCGCGGTCGAACGGTTCTACGCCGCGCACATGCAGCTGCTCGACGGCGGCGCCGCCGCGGCCTGGGCGCGCACCTTCACCGACGACGCGACCTTCGCGGCCCCGTCCATGACGGAACCGGTGCGCGGCCGGGACGGCATCGAGGCGGGCGCCCGCGCCGCGGGGGCGGGCCGGGCGGCCGCCGGCGAGGTCCACCGGCACTGGGTGACCATGACGGTGGTCCGGCCGGCCGCCGACGGGGCCGAGGCGGTGTCGCACGTCGAGATCCTCGCCACCCCGCGCGGCGGGGCACCCCGGATCGAGCTGTCCTGCGTGATGCGGGACCGGCTGGTGCACAGGGACGGGACGCTGCTCGTGGCGGGGCGGGTCATCACCCGCGACGACCGGCCACGCGGCTGAGGGTCGACCCCGTCTCGAGCCCGGTTCCGTACGGTCGAGGCCATGACGACACGGGCAGTGATCATTACGGGTGGTGGGAGCGGGATCGGCCGCGCGGCGGCCCTCCGGTTCGCGGAGCGCGGCGACCGGGTCCTCGTGGTGGGCCGTACCGAGGCCACGCTGGAGGAGACCGCCGCCGGGCACGAGAACATCCGGTCCCTGGTGGCGGACGTGACCGGCCCCGGCGCCGGCGAGCGGGTGGTGGAGGCGGCGCTGGGTGCCTTCGGCCGCCTGGATGTCCTCGTGAACAACGCCGCGACCGGCACCTTCGCGCCGCTGGCGAAGCTCGACCGGACGGCCGTGGAGCGGCAGTTCACCACGGACCTGGTGGCGCCCGCGTTCCTGGCGCAGGCGGCGCTCGACGCGCTGGAGGAGACGGGCGGCACCATCGTCAACGTCAGCACGGCGGCCTCGCTCACCACCCAGGGCTTCCCCGACAACGCGGTCTACATGGCGGCGAAGGCGGGCCTGAACCAGTTCACGCGCGCGTGGGCGGTAGAACTGGCGCCGCGCGGCATCCGCGTGGTGTCGGTGGCGCCGGGCGTCACCGACACCGGCATCGGGCTGCGCGTCGGCATGTCCGACGCGCAGTACCAGGGCTTCCTGGAGCAGATCTCGCAGCGCATCCCGTTCGGACGGGTGGCCACGCCCGAGGAGGTGGCGTGGTGGATCACGACGCTCGCCGAGCCGGGCGGCGGCTCGTACATGACCGGCGCGATCGTCCCCGTCGACGGTGGCCTCACCCTCACCTGACCGGGTCCGGGGCCGGCGCGAGTCGGAGGAGACTCGGGCGCGGCCTTGAACGAGGTGAACAGGACCTGGGAGAGACAGGTCAAGACCCTCCTTCAGGCATACGCCCACATCTCCGACCATCTTCGACCACACGAAGAAGTCCCACCCGGCGGAGGACGACCGGATCGCTACGCGGCTGCGCACCATCGGCCCGGGCGCTCCGGGTGCCGACGACGCGGCCTGTGCCTCACCGGCAGCGGCGCCCCCTCACCCCTTCAGCCGCACCGGCAGCCTCCGCACGCTGTTTCCCACGAACGAGGCGTGGCGCGGCAGTTCCTGGTCCGGGGCCGCGAGGTCCAAGGAGGGGAAGCGGGTGAAGAGCTGTTCCAGGGCCGTGGTGCTCTCCAGGCGGGCCAGGGGGGCGCCCATGCAGTAGTGCGCGCCGTGTCCCAGGGAGAGGTGGCGGGATGTGGCGGTGCGGGTGATGTCGAAGTGGGCCGCGTCCGGGCCGTGGGCCTGGGGGTCGCGGCCGGCTGCCGAGTAGCCCGCGAGGACCGGGGTGCCCTGGGGGATCACGGTGCCGTCCAGGGTCAGATCGCGGGTCGGGTAGCGGAAGGGGAAATAGCTGACCGGGCTGTCCCAGCGCAGGGTCTCCTCCACCACGTCCGCCCAGCTCGCCCCGCCGGTCAGGACCAGGTCGAGCTGGTCGCGGTGGGTGCACAGGGCGCGTACGGCGTTCGTGATCAGGTTCAGCGTCGTCTCGTGTCCCGCGATGATGGTCAGCATCAGCGTGCCGATCAGCTCGTGCGGGCTGAACCGGTCGCCGTCCTCCTCGCGGGCCGCGATCATCGCGCTGGTGAGGTCGTCCCCGGGGTCGGCCGTCCGGGCGGCCGCGACCGCGCTCAGCACCTCCACCATCTCCCGGTTGGCCGCCATCGCCTCGGCCGGGCCGATGTCCGTGGCCACGATCTGGTTGGAGAGGTCGTGCAGCCGGTCGTGGTGGGCCTCGTCCACGCCCAGCAGTTCGCAGATGACGCCCATCGGCAGCGGCAGCGCGAAGTGGGTGCGCAGATCTACGACGCCGTCCTCGGTGGCCGCCGCCTCCAAGTTGCTGAGCAGGCGGGATGTCAGCTCCACCACGTACGGGCGGAGTTCCTCGACCCGGCGGGCCGTGAACGCCTTGCTCATCAGCGACCGCAGCCGCCGGTGGTCGTCGCCGTCCGCGGTCGTCATCCCCTGCACCGTGGCGAAGGTCTTCAGCGGCCAGCCGTCGGCGATCTCCCCGGCCTGGAGCGCGGTGAAGTGCTGCGCGTTCTTGGCCACGTCGGGGTGCGCGAGGAACTCCTTCAGCGCGTCGTGGCCCAGCACGGCCATCCCCCGCACCTCGCCGGGGAGGACCACTGGGGTGACCGCCCCCCGGGCGAGCAGCCGGGCGTTGGCCGCGTGCGGGCAGCCCCCCGCCGGGTCCAGGCGGTGCGGGAGGTCGGCCTCCGGGTTCTGCGGTGACGTGTTCACCTCGGGGTTCTGCGGTGACGTGTTCAACAGGGCTCCAGGTCTTCGGAGGGATGGAGACAGGCCGAGGGCGGACGGGCTTCGTACGGGTCAGTGCGGACGGGCCTGCGGCTGTGCCCCGTTGCGGTGTGGCCCTGTGGTGTTGGTGGCCTGGGCTGCCGGGGAAGGCACCGGGCCCTGCGGCAGCTGCGGCGAGGTGAAGCGCACGGGCAGTGTGCCCAGT
Proteins encoded in this window:
- a CDS encoding SDR family oxidoreductase gives rise to the protein MIITGGGSGIGRAAALRFAERGDRVLVVGRTEATLEETAAGHENIRSLVADVTGPGAGERVVEAALGAFGRLDVLVNNAATGTFAPLAKLDRTAVERQFTTDLVAPAFLAQAALDALEETGGTIVNVSTAASLTTQGFPDNAVYMAAKAGLNQFTRAWAVELAPRGIRVVSVAPGVTDTGIGLRVGMSDAQYQGFLEQISQRIPFGRVATPEEVAWWITTLAEPGGGSYMTGAIVPVDGGLTLT
- a CDS encoding class I SAM-dependent methyltransferase; protein product: MYSTDLAEVYEMVYRSRGKDWAAEAEAVTKLARGQAPDADSLLDVACGTAAHLGPFSTLFTTAEGLEIAAPMRDLALRRRPGLTIHEGDMRDFDLGRTYSVVTCMFCAIGYLGSVEEMRAAIASMGRHLGPGGVLVVEPWWFPEQFSEGFVAGDLAREGDRTVARVSHSTLQGRATRMEVRFLVGEPDGIRTFTEIDVLTLFTREEYESAFRDAGCSVEYRPGDPTGRGLFIGVKEGGR
- a CDS encoding cytochrome P450; this translates as MDPAGGCPHAANARLLARGAVTPVVLPGEVRGMAVLGHDALKEFLAHPDVAKNAQHFTALQAGEIADGWPLKTFATVQGMTTADGDDHRRLRSLMSKAFTARRVEELRPYVVELTSRLLSNLEAAATEDGVVDLRTHFALPLPMGVICELLGVDEAHHDRLHDLSNQIVATDIGPAEAMAANREMVEVLSAVAAARTADPGDDLTSAMIAAREEDGDRFSPHELIGTLMLTIIAGHETTLNLITNAVRALCTHRDQLDLVLTGGASWADVVEETLRWDSPVSYFPFRYPTRDLTLDGTVIPQGTPVLAGYSAAGRDPQAHGPDAAHFDITRTATSRHLSLGHGAHYCMGAPLARLESTTALEQLFTRFPSLDLAAPDQELPRHASFVGNSVRRLPVRLKG
- a CDS encoding NAD(P)-dependent oxidoreductase, whose amino-acid sequence is MEADPRGGPVGTVVVLGATGSVGRTVCAELLRTGHRVLAVARRATPHVRAHPFVPLDVATAAPGRLAALLDKHGATAVVNATGGWGTTAEQMRSAHVDLPERLAAGCVATGRLLRVVQIGSIHEYGPVEDGVLIAEDRAPGLLTPYGVTKRAGSEHLLAESHAGRIDALVLRAVNVCGPHTTTASFLGVVAERLRALAPGGTLTLDVAEARRDFVDVRDLARAAVAAVAAPGRSRVVNIGRGEAVPMTDLVDVLVKVSGVDPDAVRLRPAAVASKGGSWTCADIGLAARLLGWRPQIPLDASLRAMWDAARDAEPPGGTG
- a CDS encoding cyclase family protein; the protein is MRIIDLSSPVDADSFEPDPVVHEVMTPREGALHMRDEMRAHFGLEFDPDDLPDGEFLSLDRLSLTTHTGTHVDAPSHYGSRTTYGTGVPRHIDAMPLEWFLGPGVVLDVRGREAGVVDAADLRKELDRIGHVLAPGDIVLLHTGADAWAGTQRYFTDFVGLDAGAIAFLLDAGVKVVGTDAFSLDAPFGTIIDAYRRTGDKDVLWPAHVAGRHREYCQVERLAGLDLLPAPTGFRISCLPVKIAGAGAGWARAVALVDDTR
- a CDS encoding DegT/DnrJ/EryC1/StrS family aminotransferase; this translates as MTTYVWDYLREYTAEREEILDAVDTVFTSGRLVLGASVDGFEREFAAHHGVEHCVGVDNGTNALVLGLQALGVKPGDEVVTVANTAAPTVLAIDAVGATPVFVDVREEDYLMRTDQLADAITERTAAIVPVHLYGQCVDMTPVTELAARHGLKVLEDCAQAHGARHHGRLAGTMGDAAAFSFYPTKVLGAYGDAGAVLTRDADVAAALRRLRYYGMEERYYVVGTPGHNSRLDEVQAEILRRKLHRLDAYVEGRRAVARRYEEGLAGTGLVLPSNAVGNDHVHYVHVVRHPERDRIIERLKDYDIELNISYPWPVHRMTGFAHLGYAEGSLPVTERLAEEIFSLPMYPSLPLHTQEKVIGAIREVVAGL
- a CDS encoding NDP-hexose 2,3-dehydratase family protein, translating into MNAPLPVPRAGTRASRAEAARRIDASARVRGAGPLGDLADFPDWFAGHARRAYTRIERVGLDQLDGWVTDPATGDLGHHTGRFFTVHGLAVEHPGAAVPRWTQPIILQPEIGILGLLVSRIDGVLHALVQAKVEPGNANGLQVSPTVQATRSNYTRVHQGLAVPYVEHFLDAHRRPGVLADVRQSEQGSWFYRKRNRNMVVELPEPVPAREGYRWLTIGQIHELLGREDTINMDSRTVLSCLPFTGPDAGADDEPDPFRRALRRSGDPAAGSLHPMEEILGWITDRRAGGDLTVRRIPLDDLTGWTRDKDRIRHDGGAFFDVIGVRVEAGGREVRQWNQPMIEPVGRGVIAFLVKRIDGVLHVLVHARVEPGFTDVVELGPTVQCVPESYTGLPEGSLPRFLDTVLGADPGAVRYDTVLSEEGGRFHRALNRYLVVEAPDGLDTASPDHRWVTLHQLSDLLRHSHYVNVQARSLIACLHSLYHAG
- a CDS encoding nuclear transport factor 2 family protein; translation: MTTTPRTHGDGFAADNSADADAGIDAVAVERFYAAHMQLLDGGAAAAWARTFTDDATFAAPSMTEPVRGRDGIEAGARAAGAGRAAAGEVHRHWVTMTVVRPAADGAEAVSHVEILATPRGGAPRIELSCVMRDRLVHRDGTLLVAGRVITRDDRPRG
- the rfbC gene encoding dTDP-4-dehydrorhamnose 3,5-epimerase; this translates as MQVRSLEVEGAYEFTPRQFADQRGLFVSPFQQEAFAEALGRPGFPVAQTNHSVSRRGTIRGIHFTVTPPGTAKYVYCASGRAVDIVVDLRVGSPTFGRWDAVEMDQRHFRASYFPVGVGHAFVALEDGTVMSYMLTSAYVAEHELALDIFDEDLGITLPSGLDVVQSDRDREALSFAQARDKGLLPDYAASRAVEDLLWSSGPGGPR